Proteins from a genomic interval of Burkholderia cepacia GG4:
- a CDS encoding HoxN/HupN/NixA family nickel/cobalt transporter, with the protein MPPTPALHRLLMLYAGLIAANVAVWLGALAVLRDHPLLLGTAAIAYGLGLRHAVDADHIAAIDVATRKLMQDGQRPVTVGLFFSLGHSTIVIAATLGIALTAFALCDRFDAFREIGGTIGTAVSATFLLVLACMNLMILRDVWRRYRAAPDHAHGAAHTHRAGGLVSRLLRPLFRFVSKSWHMYPVGVLFGLGFDTATEIALLAIAAAQASHALPVYAVMLFPALFAAGMTLIDSTDNVLMIHAYGWAMDDPQRKLLYNASITLVSAAVALAVGGIEAAGLLADKLSLTGSVRDALDALGGRFGTIGYGIVALFLVGWIASILCHRWSRAADTTARQA; encoded by the coding sequence ATGCCGCCCACCCCTGCACTGCACCGTCTGCTGATGCTGTATGCCGGCCTGATTGCCGCAAACGTCGCCGTCTGGCTAGGGGCGCTCGCGGTGCTGCGCGACCATCCACTGCTGCTCGGCACCGCGGCGATCGCCTACGGGCTCGGGCTGCGCCATGCGGTCGACGCCGATCACATCGCCGCGATCGACGTCGCGACGCGCAAGCTGATGCAGGACGGCCAGCGCCCGGTGACCGTCGGCCTGTTCTTCTCGCTCGGCCACTCGACGATCGTGATCGCCGCGACGCTGGGCATTGCGCTGACCGCATTCGCGCTGTGCGACCGCTTCGACGCGTTCCGCGAGATCGGCGGCACGATCGGCACGGCCGTATCGGCAACCTTCCTGCTGGTGCTCGCGTGCATGAACCTGATGATCCTGCGTGACGTGTGGCGGCGCTATCGCGCCGCACCGGACCATGCCCACGGCGCCGCGCACACGCATCGCGCGGGCGGCCTCGTGTCGCGGCTGCTGCGCCCGCTATTCCGGTTCGTGTCGAAGAGCTGGCACATGTATCCGGTCGGCGTGCTGTTCGGCCTTGGTTTCGATACTGCAACCGAAATCGCGCTGCTCGCGATCGCGGCCGCGCAGGCGAGCCACGCGCTGCCGGTCTATGCGGTCATGCTGTTTCCCGCGCTGTTCGCCGCCGGGATGACGCTGATCGACTCGACCGACAATGTGCTGATGATTCATGCGTATGGATGGGCGATGGACGATCCGCAGCGCAAGCTGCTCTATAACGCGAGCATCACGCTGGTGTCGGCGGCCGTCGCGCTGGCGGTCGGCGGGATCGAGGCCGCCGGCCTACTCGCCGACAAGCTGTCGCTGACAGGCTCCGTACGCGATGCGCTCGATGCGCTCGGCGGGCGCTTCGGCACGATCGGTTACGGCATCGTCGCGCTGTTTCTCGTCGGCTGGATCGCGTCGATCCTGTGCCATCGCTGGTCGCGTGCGGCCGACACAACTGCGCGCCAAGCGTAG
- the fusA gene encoding elongation factor G, with the protein MPRKTPIERYRNIGISAHIDAGKTTTTERILFYTGVSHKIGEVHDGAATMDWMEQEQERGITITSAATTAFWKGMAGNYPEHRINIIDTPGHVDFTIEVERSMRVLDGACMVYDSVGGVQPQSETVWRQANKYKVPRIAFVNKMDRIGADFFRVQRQIGERLKGVAVPIQIPIGAEDHFQGVVDLVKMKAIVWDDESQGVKFTYEDIPANLVELAHEWREKMVEAAAEASEELLEKYLHDHESLTEDEIKAALRKRTIANEIVPMLCGSAFKNKGVQAMLDAVIDYLPSPVDVPAILGHDFADPEKPAERHPSDDEPFSSLAFKIMTDPFVGQLIFFRVYSGVVESGDTVLNATKDKKERLGRILQMHANERKEIKEVRAGDIAAAVGLKEATTGDTLCDPAKPIILEKMEFPEPVISQAVEPKTKADQEKMGLALNRLAQEDPSFRVQTDEESGQTIISGMGELHLEILVDRMKREFGVEATVGKPQVAYRETVRTKATDVEGKFVKQSGGRGQYGHAVITLEPNPGKGYEFLDEIKGGVIPREFIPAVDKGITETLKSGVLAGYPVVDVKVHLTFGSYHDVDSNENAFRMAGSMAFKEAMRKAKPVLLEPMMAVEVETPEDFMGNVMGDLSSRRGIVQGMEDIAGGGGKLVRAEVPLAEMFGYSTSLRSATQGRATYTMEFKHYAETPANVSEAVINAKVK; encoded by the coding sequence GTGCCCCGCAAAACCCCCATCGAGCGCTATCGCAATATCGGGATCAGCGCTCACATCGATGCCGGCAAGACCACCACGACCGAGCGCATCCTGTTTTACACCGGCGTGAGCCACAAGATCGGTGAAGTGCACGACGGCGCGGCCACGATGGACTGGATGGAGCAGGAGCAGGAACGCGGCATCACGATCACGTCGGCCGCGACCACGGCCTTCTGGAAGGGCATGGCCGGCAACTATCCGGAACACCGCATCAACATCATCGACACCCCCGGGCACGTCGACTTCACGATCGAGGTCGAGCGCTCGATGCGCGTGCTCGACGGCGCGTGCATGGTCTACGACTCGGTCGGCGGCGTGCAGCCGCAGTCCGAAACGGTGTGGCGCCAGGCGAACAAGTACAAGGTGCCGCGCATCGCGTTCGTCAACAAGATGGACCGTATCGGCGCGGACTTCTTCCGCGTGCAGCGCCAGATCGGCGAGCGCCTGAAGGGCGTCGCCGTGCCGATCCAGATTCCGATCGGCGCGGAAGATCATTTCCAGGGCGTCGTCGATCTCGTGAAGATGAAGGCGATCGTGTGGGACGACGAAAGCCAGGGCGTGAAGTTCACGTACGAGGACATCCCGGCGAATCTCGTCGAGCTCGCGCACGAATGGCGCGAGAAGATGGTCGAGGCCGCCGCGGAAGCCAGCGAGGAACTGCTCGAGAAGTACCTGCACGACCATGAGTCGCTGACCGAGGACGAGATCAAGGCCGCGCTGCGCAAGCGCACGATCGCGAACGAGATCGTACCGATGCTGTGCGGCAGCGCGTTCAAGAACAAGGGCGTGCAGGCGATGCTCGACGCGGTGATCGACTACCTGCCGTCGCCGGTCGACGTGCCGGCGATTCTCGGCCACGACTTCGCCGATCCGGAAAAACCGGCGGAACGTCATCCGAGCGACGACGAGCCGTTCTCGTCGCTCGCGTTCAAGATCATGACCGACCCGTTCGTCGGCCAGCTGATCTTCTTCCGCGTGTATTCGGGTGTCGTCGAGTCCGGCGACACGGTGCTGAACGCGACGAAGGACAAGAAGGAGCGGCTCGGCCGGATCCTGCAGATGCACGCGAACGAGCGCAAGGAAATCAAGGAAGTGCGCGCGGGCGACATCGCGGCGGCGGTCGGCCTGAAGGAAGCCACGACGGGCGACACGCTGTGCGATCCGGCCAAGCCGATCATCCTCGAGAAGATGGAGTTCCCGGAGCCGGTGATCTCGCAGGCCGTCGAGCCGAAGACGAAGGCCGACCAGGAAAAGATGGGCCTCGCGCTGAACCGCCTAGCGCAGGAGGATCCGTCGTTCCGCGTGCAGACCGACGAGGAATCCGGCCAGACGATCATTTCGGGGATGGGCGAGCTGCACCTCGAAATCCTGGTCGACCGGATGAAGCGCGAGTTCGGCGTCGAGGCGACGGTCGGCAAGCCGCAGGTCGCGTACCGCGAGACGGTGCGCACGAAGGCAACCGACGTCGAAGGCAAGTTCGTCAAGCAGTCGGGCGGGCGTGGCCAGTACGGGCATGCGGTGATCACGCTCGAGCCGAACCCCGGCAAGGGCTACGAGTTCCTCGACGAGATCAAGGGCGGCGTGATTCCGCGCGAATTCATCCCGGCGGTCGACAAAGGCATCACCGAAACGCTGAAGAGCGGCGTGCTCGCGGGCTACCCTGTCGTCGACGTGAAGGTGCACCTGACGTTCGGTTCGTACCACGACGTCGACTCGAACGAAAACGCGTTCCGGATGGCCGGCTCGATGGCGTTCAAGGAGGCGATGCGCAAGGCGAAGCCGGTCCTGCTCGAGCCGATGATGGCCGTCGAGGTCGAGACGCCCGAGGACTTCATGGGCAACGTGATGGGCGACCTGTCGAGCCGGCGCGGCATCGTGCAGGGGATGGAGGACATCGCGGGCGGCGGCGGCAAGCTGGTGCGCGCGGAAGTGCCGCTTGCCGAGATGTTCGGCTACTCGACGTCGCTGCGCTCCGCGACGCAGGGCCGCGCAACCTACACGATGGAGTTCAAGCACTACGCGGAAACGCCGGCGAACGTGTCGGAAGCCGTGATCAACGCCAAGGTGAAGTAA
- a CDS encoding DUF192 domain-containing protein — protein sequence MQFSLRSSLGRLARAAVFPAALAVLALGMQTAGAQMPPGAKQPTEFPRVKLRAGMYVIDAAVAANDADREQGLMYRSQLAPNEGMLFVFNENAVHCFWMKNTLIPLSIAFIRADGTITDIDEMRAETTDNHCPRNNGVYALEMSKGWFAAKGIKPGMKLDGLPKPQ from the coding sequence GTGCAATTCTCCCTGCGCTCGTCGCTCGGCCGCCTTGCGCGCGCCGCCGTGTTTCCCGCCGCGCTCGCCGTCCTCGCGCTCGGCATGCAGACCGCCGGCGCGCAGATGCCGCCCGGCGCCAAGCAGCCCACCGAGTTCCCGCGCGTGAAGCTGCGCGCCGGCATGTACGTGATCGACGCGGCCGTCGCCGCGAACGACGCCGACCGCGAACAAGGGCTGATGTACCGGTCACAGCTCGCGCCGAACGAAGGCATGCTGTTCGTGTTCAACGAGAACGCCGTGCACTGCTTCTGGATGAAGAACACGCTGATTCCGCTGTCGATCGCGTTCATCCGCGCGGACGGCACGATCACCGACATCGACGAGATGCGGGCCGAGACGACCGACAACCACTGCCCGCGCAACAACGGCGTCTATGCGCTCGAAATGAGCAAGGGCTGGTTCGCGGCGAAGGGCATCAAGCCCGGCATGAAGCTCGACGGCCTGCCCAAGCCCCAGTAA
- a CDS encoding pseudouridine synthase → MTLIALNKPFGTICQFSAHETRPSLGDWVKTPGVYAAGRLDADSEGLLLLTDDGALQARIAEPRHKLVKRYWAQVDGAPGPADLKALARGVDLGDYVTRPCRAEFIEPPDALWPRNPPIRYRAAIPTTWIELAITEGKNRQVRRMTAAIGFPTLRLVRVGIGALDIFTLGIAPGETIALPPRAPWDGFAHGA, encoded by the coding sequence ATGACCCTGATCGCCCTCAACAAGCCGTTCGGCACGATTTGCCAGTTTTCCGCGCACGAGACGCGGCCGTCGCTCGGCGACTGGGTAAAAACGCCCGGTGTCTACGCGGCCGGCCGGCTCGACGCGGACAGCGAGGGCCTGCTGCTGCTCACCGACGACGGCGCGCTCCAGGCGCGCATCGCGGAGCCGCGCCACAAGCTCGTCAAGCGCTACTGGGCGCAGGTCGACGGCGCGCCGGGTCCGGCCGACCTGAAGGCGCTCGCGCGCGGCGTCGATCTCGGCGACTACGTGACGCGCCCGTGCCGCGCCGAATTCATCGAACCGCCCGACGCGCTGTGGCCGCGCAACCCGCCGATCCGCTACCGCGCCGCGATTCCGACCACGTGGATCGAGCTCGCGATCACCGAAGGCAAGAATCGGCAGGTGCGCCGCATGACGGCCGCGATCGGCTTCCCGACGTTGCGCCTCGTGCGCGTCGGCATCGGCGCATTGGACATATTCACGCTCGGCATTGCACCGGGCGAAACAATTGCACTGCCGCCGCGGGCCCCGTGGGACGGTTTCGCACACGGCGCATGA
- the icd gene encoding NADP-dependent isocitrate dehydrogenase translates to MPYQHIKVPEGGDKITVNKDFSLNVSDQPIIPYIEGDGTGFDITPVMIKVVDAAVAQAYKGKRKIHWMEIFAGEKATKVYGPDVWLPDETLQVLKEYVVSIKGPLTTPVGGGIRSLNVALRQELDLYVCLRPVQYFKGVPSPVREPQKIDMVIFRENSEDIYAGIEWAAGSEQAKKVIKFLQDEMGVKKIRFPETSGIGVKPVSTEGTERLVRKAIQYAIDNDRKSVTLVHKGNIMKFTEGLFRDAGYALAQKEFGGELIDGGPWMRVKNPKTGNEIVIKDSIADAFLQQILLRPAEYDVIATLNLNGDYISDALAAQVGGIGIAPGANLSDSVAMFEATHGTAPKYAGKDYVNPGSEILSAEMMLRHLGWTEAADTIIAAMEKSILQKRVTYDFARLMEGATQVSCSGFGEVLIENM, encoded by the coding sequence ATGCCGTATCAGCACATCAAGGTTCCGGAAGGCGGTGACAAGATCACCGTCAACAAGGACTTCTCGCTCAACGTTTCCGATCAGCCGATCATTCCCTATATCGAAGGCGACGGTACGGGCTTCGATATCACGCCGGTCATGATCAAGGTCGTCGACGCGGCGGTCGCGCAGGCCTACAAGGGCAAGCGCAAGATCCACTGGATGGAGATCTTCGCGGGCGAGAAGGCGACGAAGGTGTACGGTCCGGACGTGTGGCTCCCGGACGAAACGCTGCAGGTGCTGAAGGAATACGTGGTGTCGATCAAGGGGCCGCTCACGACCCCGGTCGGCGGCGGCATCCGTTCGCTGAACGTCGCGCTGCGCCAGGAGCTCGACCTGTACGTGTGCCTGCGCCCGGTCCAGTACTTCAAGGGCGTGCCGTCGCCGGTGCGCGAGCCGCAAAAGATCGACATGGTGATCTTCCGCGAGAACTCGGAAGACATCTACGCGGGCATCGAATGGGCCGCGGGCTCCGAGCAGGCGAAGAAGGTCATCAAGTTCCTGCAGGACGAGATGGGCGTGAAGAAGATCCGCTTCCCGGAAACCTCGGGGATCGGCGTCAAGCCCGTGTCGACCGAAGGCACCGAGCGTCTCGTGCGCAAGGCGATCCAGTACGCGATCGACAACGATCGCAAGTCGGTCACGCTGGTGCACAAGGGCAACATCATGAAGTTCACGGAAGGCCTGTTCCGTGACGCCGGCTACGCGCTCGCGCAGAAGGAATTCGGCGGCGAGCTGATCGACGGCGGCCCGTGGATGCGCGTGAAGAACCCGAAGACGGGCAACGAGATCGTCATCAAGGATTCGATCGCCGACGCGTTCCTGCAGCAGATCCTGCTGCGTCCGGCCGAATACGACGTGATCGCGACGTTGAACCTGAACGGCGACTACATCTCCGACGCACTGGCCGCGCAGGTCGGCGGCATCGGGATCGCGCCGGGTGCGAACCTGTCGGATTCGGTCGCGATGTTCGAGGCGACGCACGGCACGGCGCCGAAGTACGCGGGCAAGGATTACGTGAACCCCGGTTCCGAGATCCTGTCGGCGGAAATGATGCTGCGCCACCTCGGCTGGACGGAAGCGGCCGACACGATCATCGCCGCGATGGAGAAGTCGATCCTGCAGAAGCGCGTCACGTACGACTTCGCGCGCCTGATGGAAGGCGCGACGCAGGTATCGTGCTCCGGTTTCGGCGAAGTGCTGATCGAGAACATGTAA
- a CDS encoding NADP-dependent isocitrate dehydrogenase: MSTSPKIIYTLTDEAPALATYSLLPIVKAFTRSSGVAVETRDISLAGRIIAAFADVLPPEQKGSDDLAELGQLTLKPEANIIKLPNISASVPQLKAAIAELQAQGYKLPAYPEEPSTDEEKAVKARYDKIKGSAVNPVLREGNSDRRAPLSVKNYARKHPHKMGAWKATSKAHVAHMSEGDFYGSEKSALIADAGSVKIELTAADGVKKVLKEKTAVKAGEVIDASVMSRKALRSFIDAQIADAKAQDVLFSVHLKATMMKVSDPILFGHFVSVFYRDALTKHADVLAQAGFNPNNGIGDLYARLKDLPADTRAAIEADIKAEYAVRPSLAMVNSDKGITNLHVPSDVIVDASMPAMIRESGCMWGPDGELYDAKAVIPDRCYAGVYQAVIEDCKQHGAFDPVTMGSVPNVGLMAQAAEEYGSHDKTFLIPADGVVRVTDEAGNVLLEHAVESGDIWRMCQTKDAPVQDWVKLAVNRARATGVPAVFWLDPARAHDAQIIAKVERYLKDYDTNGLDIRVMTPVDATRFSLERIRAGKDTISVTGNVLRDYLTDLFPIMELGTSAKMLSIVPLMAGGGMFETGAGGSAPKHVQQFVEEGFLRWDSLGEFLALAASLEHLGGAYQNPKALVLAKTLDQATGKFLDENKSPARKVGGLDNRGSHFYLCLYWAQALAEQTEDAALKAQFEGVAKSLSDSEARILEELSAAQGSAQAIGGYYRPNVELTSQAMRPSATLNGIVDAVA; encoded by the coding sequence ATGTCCACTTCGCCCAAGATCATCTACACCCTCACTGACGAAGCGCCCGCGCTCGCGACCTATTCGCTGCTGCCGATCGTCAAGGCCTTCACGCGCTCGTCGGGCGTCGCCGTCGAAACGCGCGACATCTCGCTCGCCGGCCGCATCATCGCGGCATTCGCCGACGTCCTGCCGCCGGAGCAGAAGGGTTCCGACGATCTGGCCGAACTGGGCCAGCTCACGCTGAAGCCGGAAGCGAACATCATCAAGCTGCCGAACATCAGCGCATCGGTGCCGCAGCTCAAGGCGGCGATCGCCGAACTCCAGGCGCAGGGCTACAAGCTGCCGGCGTACCCGGAAGAGCCGTCGACCGACGAAGAGAAGGCCGTCAAGGCCCGCTACGACAAGATCAAGGGCAGCGCGGTGAACCCGGTGCTGCGCGAAGGCAACTCCGACCGCCGCGCGCCGCTGTCGGTCAAGAACTACGCACGCAAGCATCCGCACAAGATGGGCGCGTGGAAGGCCACGTCCAAGGCGCACGTCGCGCACATGAGCGAAGGCGACTTCTACGGCAGCGAGAAGTCGGCGCTGATCGCCGATGCCGGCAGCGTGAAGATCGAACTCACGGCCGCCGACGGCGTGAAGAAGGTGCTGAAGGAAAAGACGGCCGTGAAGGCCGGTGAAGTCATCGACGCATCGGTGATGAGCCGCAAGGCGCTGCGCAGCTTCATCGACGCGCAGATCGCCGACGCGAAGGCGCAGGACGTGCTGTTCTCGGTGCACCTGAAGGCGACCATGATGAAGGTCTCCGATCCGATCCTGTTCGGTCACTTCGTGTCGGTGTTCTACCGCGACGCGCTCACGAAGCACGCGGACGTGCTGGCGCAGGCCGGCTTCAACCCGAACAACGGGATCGGCGACCTGTACGCGCGCCTGAAGGACCTGCCGGCCGACACGCGCGCAGCGATCGAAGCCGACATCAAGGCTGAATACGCGGTGCGTCCGAGCCTCGCGATGGTCAATTCGGACAAGGGCATCACGAACCTGCACGTGCCGAGCGACGTGATCGTCGACGCATCGATGCCGGCGATGATCCGCGAGTCGGGCTGCATGTGGGGCCCGGACGGCGAACTGTACGACGCGAAGGCCGTGATTCCGGACCGCTGCTACGCGGGCGTCTACCAGGCCGTGATCGAGGACTGCAAGCAGCACGGCGCGTTCGACCCGGTCACGATGGGCAGCGTGCCGAACGTCGGCCTGATGGCGCAGGCGGCTGAAGAATACGGTTCGCATGACAAGACGTTCCTGATCCCGGCCGACGGCGTCGTGCGCGTCACCGACGAAGCCGGCAACGTGCTGCTCGAGCACGCGGTCGAGTCGGGCGACATCTGGCGCATGTGCCAGACGAAGGACGCACCGGTGCAGGACTGGGTCAAGCTCGCGGTGAACCGCGCCCGCGCGACCGGCGTGCCGGCCGTGTTCTGGCTCGATCCGGCACGTGCGCACGACGCGCAGATCATCGCGAAGGTCGAACGCTACCTGAAGGATTACGACACGAACGGCCTCGACATCCGCGTCATGACGCCGGTCGACGCAACGCGTTTCTCGCTCGAGCGCATCCGTGCGGGCAAGGACACGATCTCGGTCACGGGCAACGTGCTGCGCGACTACCTGACCGACCTGTTCCCGATCATGGAACTCGGCACCAGCGCGAAGATGCTGTCGATCGTGCCGCTGATGGCCGGCGGCGGGATGTTCGAAACGGGTGCGGGCGGCTCGGCACCGAAGCACGTGCAGCAGTTCGTCGAGGAAGGCTTCCTGCGCTGGGATTCGCTCGGCGAATTCCTCGCGCTGGCCGCGTCGCTCGAACACCTTGGCGGCGCTTACCAGAACCCGAAGGCGCTCGTGCTCGCGAAGACGCTCGACCAGGCAACCGGCAAGTTCCTGGACGAGAACAAGTCGCCGGCACGCAAGGTCGGCGGTCTCGACAACCGCGGCAGCCATTTCTACCTGTGCCTGTACTGGGCGCAGGCGCTGGCCGAGCAGACCGAAGATGCCGCGCTGAAGGCGCAGTTCGAAGGCGTCGCGAAGTCGCTGTCCGACAGCGAAGCGCGGATTCTGGAAGAACTGTCGGCCGCGCAGGGCAGCGCGCAGGCGATCGGCGGCTACTACCGTCCGAACGTCGAGCTGACGAGCCAGGCGATGCGCCCGAGCGCAACGCTGAACGGCATCGTCGACGCAGTCGCCTGA
- a CDS encoding multicopper oxidase family protein: MIRRTFLSHAIGVAAASLFARTAWAQHAGHAGMAGMDQMDDMPGMAGHAQHAKPAPAALAAADALPAGAPLAALRTLANESREPGTFRATLVAQPVARPMLHGTRPTTFWQFGAGTQGPVVGPLIDVREGDTVEIRFVNQLPQPSTIHWHGVPVPPDQDGNPSDPVAPGASRVYRFTLPKGSAGTYWYHPHPHMMTAEQVFRGLAGPFVVRAADDPLAGWPERNLFVSDLKLARDGTIPPNDMMDWMNGREGQFVLVNGARRPRIDVAGDERWRVWNACSARYLRIAFDDGRAFEHAGTDGGLFDAPRRVTSLLLAPGERAELLVRAGDRASHAVLQAAEYDRRKMAMSHDDGHGSLPPDPALALADVAFAPAAARALPATLRAVAPLGEPVAHKEVAFGEEMDMDAMMKGPAHGRPAGMRFTINGATYAPHRATLTSRRGDVERWALRNATDMDHPFHLHGTQFQVIERASDGTRTSEPFRAWRDTVNVRSGETVTILVRQEMPGERMFHCHILEHEDLGMMGTLKVV; this comes from the coding sequence ATGATACGGAGAACCTTCCTGTCGCACGCCATCGGTGTCGCGGCCGCATCGCTGTTTGCGCGTACTGCGTGGGCGCAGCATGCCGGTCACGCGGGCATGGCCGGCATGGACCAGATGGACGACATGCCCGGCATGGCGGGCCATGCGCAGCACGCCAAGCCGGCGCCCGCTGCGCTCGCGGCTGCCGATGCGCTGCCGGCCGGCGCGCCGCTCGCCGCGTTGCGCACGCTCGCGAACGAGAGTCGCGAGCCCGGCACGTTCCGCGCCACGCTGGTCGCGCAGCCGGTTGCGCGTCCGATGCTGCACGGCACGCGTCCGACGACGTTCTGGCAGTTCGGCGCGGGTACGCAGGGGCCGGTCGTCGGCCCGCTGATCGACGTGCGCGAGGGCGACACGGTCGAAATCCGTTTCGTGAACCAGCTGCCGCAGCCGTCGACGATCCACTGGCACGGCGTGCCGGTGCCGCCCGACCAGGACGGCAACCCGTCCGACCCCGTCGCGCCGGGCGCGTCGCGCGTGTACCGCTTCACGTTGCCGAAGGGGAGCGCCGGGACCTACTGGTATCACCCGCATCCGCACATGATGACCGCCGAGCAGGTGTTCCGCGGGCTGGCGGGCCCGTTCGTCGTGCGCGCCGCCGATGATCCGCTCGCGGGCTGGCCCGAGCGCAACCTGTTCGTGTCGGACCTGAAGCTCGCGCGTGACGGCACGATCCCGCCGAACGACATGATGGATTGGATGAACGGACGCGAGGGCCAGTTCGTGCTGGTCAACGGCGCGCGCCGGCCGCGGATCGACGTCGCGGGCGACGAGCGCTGGCGCGTGTGGAACGCGTGCAGCGCCCGCTACCTGCGCATCGCGTTCGACGACGGCCGCGCGTTCGAGCACGCCGGCACCGACGGCGGGTTGTTCGATGCGCCGCGCCGCGTCACGTCACTGCTGCTCGCGCCGGGTGAGCGGGCGGAGCTGCTGGTGCGCGCCGGCGACCGTGCGTCGCACGCGGTGCTGCAGGCGGCCGAATACGACCGCCGCAAGATGGCGATGTCGCACGACGACGGCCACGGCAGCCTGCCGCCCGATCCGGCGCTGGCGCTGGCCGACGTCGCGTTCGCGCCGGCCGCCGCGCGTGCGTTGCCGGCGACGCTGCGCGCGGTGGCGCCGCTCGGCGAGCCGGTCGCGCACAAGGAAGTCGCGTTCGGCGAAGAGATGGACATGGACGCGATGATGAAGGGCCCGGCGCACGGCCGCCCGGCCGGGATGCGCTTCACGATCAACGGCGCGACCTACGCGCCGCACCGTGCGACGCTGACCAGCCGCCGCGGCGACGTCGAGCGCTGGGCGCTCCGCAACGCCACCGACATGGACCACCCGTTCCATTTGCACGGCACGCAATTCCAGGTGATCGAGCGCGCATCGGACGGCACGCGCACGAGCGAACCGTTCCGTGCGTGGCGCGATACCGTGAACGTGCGCAGCGGCGAAACCGTGACGATCCTCGTCAGGCAAGAGATGCCCGGCGAGCGCATGTTTCATTGCCACATTCTCGAACACGAGGATCTCGGCATGATGGGCACGCTGAAGGTCGTGTAA
- a CDS encoding cold-shock protein: MATGIVKWFNDAKGFGFITPDEGGEDLFAHFSAITMNGFKTLKEGQKVSFDVVQGPKGKQASNIQAA; this comes from the coding sequence ATGGCAACTGGTATCGTTAAGTGGTTCAACGACGCGAAGGGCTTCGGTTTCATCACTCCCGATGAGGGCGGTGAGGATCTGTTTGCGCACTTCTCGGCTATCACCATGAATGGCTTCAAGACGCTGAAGGAAGGCCAGAAGGTGAGCTTTGACGTCGTTCAAGGACCGAAGGGCAAGCAAGCGTCGAACATCCAGGCCGCATAA
- the clpS gene encoding ATP-dependent Clp protease adapter ClpS — MAIIPDKQDSTVLERKQQKLKPPSMYKVVLLNDDFTPMEFVVMVVQEYFKKDRETATQIMLKVHREGRGVCGVYTRDIASTKVEQVVTHARQAGHPLQCVMEEA; from the coding sequence ATGGCGATTATCCCGGACAAGCAGGACAGTACCGTCCTGGAACGCAAGCAGCAGAAGCTCAAGCCGCCTTCGATGTACAAGGTGGTGCTGCTGAACGACGACTTCACGCCGATGGAGTTCGTCGTGATGGTCGTACAGGAGTATTTCAAGAAGGATCGCGAGACGGCCACGCAGATCATGCTGAAGGTCCATCGCGAAGGGCGAGGAGTTTGTGGGGTCTATACGCGGGACATCGCGTCGACCAAGGTTGAGCAAGTCGTTACCCATGCGCGGCAGGCCGGGCATCCGCTGCAGTGCGTGATGGAGGAAGCATGA